One part of the Muntiacus reevesi chromosome 18, mMunRee1.1, whole genome shotgun sequence genome encodes these proteins:
- the PRKAR1A gene encoding cAMP-dependent protein kinase type I-alpha regulatory subunit, which yields MASGTTASEEERSLRECELYVQKHNIQALLKDSIVQLCTARPERPMAFLREYFEKLEKEEAKQIQNLQKAGSRADSREDEISPPPPNPVVKGRRRRGAISAEVYTEEDAASYVRKVIPKDYKTMAALAKAIEKNVLFSHLDDNERSDIFDAMFPVSFIAGETVIQQGDEGDNFYVIDQGEMDVYVNNEWATSVGEGGSFGELALIYGTPRAATVKAKTNVKLWGIDRDSYRRILMGSTLRKRKMYEKFLSKVSILESLDKWERLTVADALEPVQFEDGQKIVVQGEPGDEFFIILEGSAAVLQRRSENEEFVEVGRLGPSDYFGEIALLMNRPRAATVVARGPLKCVKLDRPRFERVLGPCSDILKRNIQQYNSFVSLSV from the exons ATGGCATCCGGCACCACCGCCAGCGAGGAGGAGCGCAGCCTCCGGGAATGCGAGCTCTATGTCCAGAAGCACAACATCCAAGCGCTGCTCAAGGACTCCATCGTGCAGCTGTGCACCGCCCGGCCCGAGAGGCCCATGGCCTTCCTCAGGGAGTACTTCGAGAAGCTGgagaag GAGGAGGCAAAGCAGATCCAGAACCTGCAGAAAGCAGGCAGCCGTGCCGACTCTCGGGAGGATGAaatctcccccccgccccccaaccccgTGGTGAAGGGCCGGCGGCGACGTGGGGCCATCAGCGCCGAGGTCTACACGGAGGAGGATGCTGCGTCCTATGTTCGGAAG GTTATACCCAAAGATTATAAGACAATGGCTGCTTTAGCTAAAGCCATTGAAAAGAACGTGCTGTTCTCACATCTGGACGATAACGAGAGAAG TGACATTTTTGACGCCATGTTCCCTGTTTCCTTTATTGCTGGAGAGACTGTTATTCAGCAGG GTGATGAAGGGGATAACTTCTACGTGATTGACCAAGGAGAGATGGAT GTCTATGTCAACAATGAATGGGCAACCAGTGTCGGGGAAGGAGGGAGCTTCGGGGAGCTCGCTCTGATTTATGGGACTCCTCGAGCGGCCACTGTCAAGGCCAAGACGAACGTGAAACTGTGGGGCATTGACCGGGACAGCTACCGAAGGATCCTCATG gGAAGCACACTGAGAAAGCGAAAGATGTATGAGAAGTTTCTTAGCAAAGTGTCTATTTTAG AATCTCTGGACAAGTGGGAGCGTCTCACAGTAGCTGATGCATTGGAGCCAGTCCAGTTTGAAGACGGGCAGAAGATTGTGGTTCAGGGGGAGCCGGGTGATGAGTTCTTCATTATTTTAGAG GGCTCGGCCGCTGTGCTGCAGCGGCGTTCAGAGAACGAGGAGTTCGTGGAAGTGGGAAGGTTGGGGCCCTCGGACTACTTCG gcGAGATCGCTCTGCTGATGAACCGGCCCCGTGCAGCCACCGTGGTGGCCCGTGGCCCGCTGAAGTGCGTCAAGCTGGACCGGCCGCGGTTCGAGCGTGTCCTCGGCCCGTGCTCCGACATCCTCAAGCGCAACATTCAGCAGTACAACAGCTTCGTGTCCCTGTCTGTCTGA